The proteins below are encoded in one region of Cyclopterus lumpus isolate fCycLum1 chromosome 8, fCycLum1.pri, whole genome shotgun sequence:
- the stard3 gene encoding stAR-related lipid transfer protein 3 isoform X1, with product MPGGDYGELGGSLPGIGSLNASYSTSLSFPSPYLLVPLAERKAISDVRRTFCLFVTFDLLFISLLWIIELNISTSIWDSLKNEVVLYNYRSSFFDIFLLALFRFLCLQVGYAAFRLKHWWVIAFTTLVTSVFLVVKVIVSTLLSQNAFGYVIPITSFVVAWLETWFLDFKVLTQEADDERAYLAAVNAACERVPMIYPPAVSDGQFYSPPESIAGSEEDLDEEGLGRRAVTSQEMEYVSRGREAMSVVEQILAQEDNWKFEKNNDMGDSVYSLEIPFHGKTFILKAFMQCSAELVYQEVILQPEKMVQWNRTIAACRILQRVDDNTLVSYDVSSGAAGGVVSARDFVNVRRVERKRDCYLSAGMATDHDAKPPIGRYVRGENGPGGFAVLKSSSNPSVCTFIWVLNTDLKGRLPRYLIHQSLAATMFEFMSHLRQRITELRPSLRSHHHT from the exons ATGCCAGGTGGAGACTACGGGGAGCTCGGGGGCAGCCTCCCTGGCATCGGCTCCCTGAACGCCTCCTACTCAACGTCGCTGTCCTTCCCTTCCCCGTACCTGTTGGTACCACTCGCGGAGCGCAAGGCCATCTCTGACGTTCGACGCaccttctgtctctttgtgacGTTCGACCTGCTCTTCATCTCCCTTCTCTGGATTATTGAGCTGAAT ATCTCCACCTCAATCTGGGACAGCTTGAAAAATGAAGTGGTCCTTTATAACTACAGGTCTTCCTTCTTTGACATCTTT CTGCTCGCCTTGTTTCGGTTCCTGTGTCTACAAGTGGGCTACGCTGCATTTCGGTTGAAGCATTGGTGGGTTATTGCG ttTACCACTCTAGTGACCAGCGTCTTCCTCGTTGTTAAGGTCATCGTATCTACC CTcctttcccagaatgcctttgGCTATGTGATACCCATCACTTCGTTTGTGGTGGCCTGGCTGGAGACCTGGTTCCTTGACTTCAAGGTGCTCACTCAGGAGGCCGATgatgagagag CCTACCTGGCAGCGGTGAACGCAGCCTGTGAACGAGTCCCGATGATCTACCCCCCTGCTGTTTCAGACGGACAGTTTTACTCTCCACCTGAATCCATCGCAG GCTCAGAAGAAGATCTGGATGAGGAGGGTCTTGGACGCAGAGCTGTCACTTCACAG GAGATGGAGTATGTGAGTCGGGGTCGGGAGGCCATGTCGGTGGTAGAACAGATCCTGGCCCAGGAGGACAACTGGAAGTTTGAAAAGAACAAT GACATGGGAGACTCCGTCTACTCTCTGGAGATCCCCTTCCATGGAAAGACTTTCATTCTGAAG gCCTTCATGCAGTGTTCTGCTGAGCTTGTGTATCAGGAGGTGATTCTGCAACCAGAGAAGATGGTCCAGTGGAACAGAACTATCGCTGCCTGCCGG ATCCTTCAGAGGGTTGACGACAACACTCTGGTGTCATATGATGTCTCAtctggagcagcaggaggagttGTGTCTGCGAG ggACTTTGTTAATGTTCGGCGAGTGGAGCGCAAACGAGACTGCTACCTGTCTGCCGGCATGGCAACCGACCACGACGCCAAACCTCCAATCGGCCGCTACGTCAG GGGAGAGAACGGTCCGGGAGGATTTGCGGTCCTCAAATCCAGCAGTAACCCGTCCGTCTGCACCTTCATCTGGGTTCTGAACACAGACTTAAAG GGCCGACTGCCTCGCTACCTCATCCATCAGAGTCTGGCCGCCACCATGTTTGAATTCATGTCCCATTTACGACAACGTATCACTGAGTTGCGGCCCTCTCTCCGCTCCCACCACCACACCTAA
- the stard3 gene encoding stAR-related lipid transfer protein 3 isoform X2 gives MPGGDYGELGGSLPGIGSLNASYSTSLSFPSPYLLVPLAERKAISDVRRTFCLFVTFDLLFISLLWIIELNISTSIWDSLKNEVVLYNYRSSFFDIFLLALFRFLCLQVGYAAFRLKHWWVIALLSQNAFGYVIPITSFVVAWLETWFLDFKVLTQEADDERAYLAAVNAACERVPMIYPPAVSDGQFYSPPESIAGSEEDLDEEGLGRRAVTSQEMEYVSRGREAMSVVEQILAQEDNWKFEKNNDMGDSVYSLEIPFHGKTFILKAFMQCSAELVYQEVILQPEKMVQWNRTIAACRILQRVDDNTLVSYDVSSGAAGGVVSARDFVNVRRVERKRDCYLSAGMATDHDAKPPIGRYVRGENGPGGFAVLKSSSNPSVCTFIWVLNTDLKGRLPRYLIHQSLAATMFEFMSHLRQRITELRPSLRSHHHT, from the exons ATGCCAGGTGGAGACTACGGGGAGCTCGGGGGCAGCCTCCCTGGCATCGGCTCCCTGAACGCCTCCTACTCAACGTCGCTGTCCTTCCCTTCCCCGTACCTGTTGGTACCACTCGCGGAGCGCAAGGCCATCTCTGACGTTCGACGCaccttctgtctctttgtgacGTTCGACCTGCTCTTCATCTCCCTTCTCTGGATTATTGAGCTGAAT ATCTCCACCTCAATCTGGGACAGCTTGAAAAATGAAGTGGTCCTTTATAACTACAGGTCTTCCTTCTTTGACATCTTT CTGCTCGCCTTGTTTCGGTTCCTGTGTCTACAAGTGGGCTACGCTGCATTTCGGTTGAAGCATTGGTGGGTTATTGCG CTcctttcccagaatgcctttgGCTATGTGATACCCATCACTTCGTTTGTGGTGGCCTGGCTGGAGACCTGGTTCCTTGACTTCAAGGTGCTCACTCAGGAGGCCGATgatgagagag CCTACCTGGCAGCGGTGAACGCAGCCTGTGAACGAGTCCCGATGATCTACCCCCCTGCTGTTTCAGACGGACAGTTTTACTCTCCACCTGAATCCATCGCAG GCTCAGAAGAAGATCTGGATGAGGAGGGTCTTGGACGCAGAGCTGTCACTTCACAG GAGATGGAGTATGTGAGTCGGGGTCGGGAGGCCATGTCGGTGGTAGAACAGATCCTGGCCCAGGAGGACAACTGGAAGTTTGAAAAGAACAAT GACATGGGAGACTCCGTCTACTCTCTGGAGATCCCCTTCCATGGAAAGACTTTCATTCTGAAG gCCTTCATGCAGTGTTCTGCTGAGCTTGTGTATCAGGAGGTGATTCTGCAACCAGAGAAGATGGTCCAGTGGAACAGAACTATCGCTGCCTGCCGG ATCCTTCAGAGGGTTGACGACAACACTCTGGTGTCATATGATGTCTCAtctggagcagcaggaggagttGTGTCTGCGAG ggACTTTGTTAATGTTCGGCGAGTGGAGCGCAAACGAGACTGCTACCTGTCTGCCGGCATGGCAACCGACCACGACGCCAAACCTCCAATCGGCCGCTACGTCAG GGGAGAGAACGGTCCGGGAGGATTTGCGGTCCTCAAATCCAGCAGTAACCCGTCCGTCTGCACCTTCATCTGGGTTCTGAACACAGACTTAAAG GGCCGACTGCCTCGCTACCTCATCCATCAGAGTCTGGCCGCCACCATGTTTGAATTCATGTCCCATTTACGACAACGTATCACTGAGTTGCGGCCCTCTCTCCGCTCCCACCACCACACCTAA
- the mreg gene encoding melanoregulin: protein MGSVFKKLCCCCCAGDDDDDDDEKQPLLPQDPLEYFNQEVQKRRDEETNLWSEPGDRSHSERPDDRVLYTLLQARTKTRMGSTGYRRLSVDIEAMRDTRREVREKWKTILENLGFMAEADSLLNVSAGASHDRMRNAPAARDLLHTLHTETSVFYSREPPPERYLLILDRLLYLDIAEDFLAKAKRFYPPNEDSDEEAPGLAINLPLLMARVEAMNGRATEEDESERDD, encoded by the exons ATGGGTTCGGTCTTTAAgaagctctgctgctgctgctgcgctggggacgacgacgatgatgatgatgaaaaacaGCCTTTATTACC CCAGGATCCGTTGGAGTATTTtaaccaggaagtccagaagCGTCGTGATGAGGAGACAAACCTGTGGAGTGAGCCAGGCGACCGGAGCCACTCTGAGAGACCAGACGACCGGGTCCTTTACACCCTGCTGCAGGCCAGGACCAAGACCCGCATGGGATCCACG GGCTATCGCCGGCTAAGTGTTGACATTGAGGCCATGAGAGATACCCGTCGAGAAGTCAGAGAGAAATGGAAGACCATCCTGGAGAACTTGG GTTTCATGGCAGAGGCAGACTCACTGCTGAATGTGTCTGCTGGAGCCTCACATGACCGTATGCGTAATGCCCCAGCAGCACGTGACCTGCTGCATACGCTCCACACTGAGACGTCAGTCTTTTACAGCAGAGAGCCACCTCCAGAAAGATATCTACTAATCCTG GATCGTCTCCTGTATCTCGATATAGCTGAAGATTTTTTGGCAAAGGCAAAGCGCTTCTATCCTCCAAATGAGGATTCCGACGAGGAGGCGCCGGGCCTTGCCATAAACCTGCCACTGCTGATGGCCAGGGTAGAGGCCATGAACGGAAGAGCCACTGAAGAagatgagagcgagagagacgaTTGA
- the tcap gene encoding telethonin translates to MMPVCTVLEKRNSVVVGAELACSVQEENKANRESYSADWHSVSLKTQPQDRQTVNINDNSRRETLSRQWQARSLKQTCPSGVFRVGTVERGVREHQLLPKRKTLPLPIFTPAELGVRLGRGAPHTEQDLQPFPTPDGVCPNKKTVDEITRDLPPVKPTLMEFFKAPRDLGRSMSQEAQRG, encoded by the exons ATGATGCCAGTGTGTaccgtcctggagaagcgtaaCAGTGTGGTGGTGGGAGCTGAGCTGGCCTGCAGCGTACAGGAAGAGAACAAGGCTAATAGGGAGAGCTACAGTGCTGACTGGCATAGTGTCAGTCTCAAGACTCAACCTCAGGACAG GCAGACAGTAAACATAAATGACAACTCTCGTAGGGAGACACTGTCCCGGCAGTGGCAGGCCCGTTCGCTGAAACAGACCTGCCCCTCTGGTGTCTTCAGAGTGGGCACCGTGGAACGAGGCGTGAGGGAGCACCAGTTGCTGCCAAAGAGAAAAACCCTCCCCTTGCCCATCTTCACCCCTGCAGAGCTGGGTGTCAGGCTTGGACGCGGAGCCCCGCACACCGAGCAGGACCTGCAGCCCTTCCCCACCCCAGACGGAGTCTGTCCCAACAAGAAGACTGTGGACGAGATCACAAGAGACCTCCCCCCAGTCAAGCCAACGCTCATGGAGTTTTTCAAAGCGCCCCGAGACCTTGGGCGCTCAATGTCTCAAGAGGCCCAGAGagggtga